The following are encoded together in the Pedobacter steynii genome:
- a CDS encoding DUF1501 domain-containing protein, with amino-acid sequence MITRRGFIKAGGLALFGIGMGGIPAFLAEAVAGTKPLGLFNRKKILVCIFQRGAMDGLMAVTPFTDEYLKAARPNLFMTAAKGGKSTPLIDLDGRFGLHPSMAAFEPVFREKRMGIVHGIGSPNNTRSHFDAQDYMESGTPFKKGTDSGWLNRAVGLLGHDGSTPFQGVSLTSSLPRSFYGDHPAVAISNLQDFNIQMRGNVKGANMAAKSFEDLYDQTSSELLKDTGKESFEAIKMLQKTDTRNYKPSDNAIYPNTALGKSLKQIAQLIKMNVGMEIAFAESGGWDTHFNQGTDTGIFARNVNDLSNSIMAFWTDMGTLQDDVTIMTMTEFGRTVKQNGTGGTDHGRASCNFILGNGVMGGLVHGNVQPMAVENLEDGRDLAVTTDFRSVFSEVADRHLSLHDDNVLFPGWDGHKIGVMR; translated from the coding sequence ATGATTACAAGAAGAGGATTTATCAAAGCAGGTGGTTTGGCTCTGTTCGGCATAGGGATGGGCGGAATTCCTGCTTTTCTGGCCGAAGCCGTTGCAGGGACTAAACCTTTGGGGCTGTTTAACAGAAAGAAAATATTGGTCTGTATTTTCCAGCGGGGTGCTATGGATGGTTTAATGGCTGTGACACCTTTTACAGATGAGTATCTTAAAGCGGCCAGACCAAACCTTTTTATGACTGCCGCAAAGGGTGGGAAAAGTACTCCTTTGATAGATCTGGATGGACGTTTCGGTTTACATCCTTCTATGGCTGCTTTTGAACCGGTATTCCGGGAAAAAAGAATGGGAATTGTACATGGTATCGGATCACCGAATAATACCCGCTCTCATTTTGATGCTCAGGATTACATGGAATCAGGAACTCCCTTTAAAAAGGGAACAGATAGCGGCTGGCTGAATCGGGCAGTTGGGTTATTAGGGCATGATGGTTCTACGCCATTTCAGGGGGTCAGTTTAACTTCTTCATTACCGCGGTCATTCTACGGAGATCACCCTGCTGTTGCGATCAGTAACCTGCAGGATTTTAATATCCAGATGAGGGGAAATGTTAAAGGCGCCAATATGGCGGCTAAAAGCTTTGAAGATCTATATGATCAAACTTCTTCCGAGTTGTTGAAAGATACAGGAAAGGAAAGTTTTGAAGCCATTAAAATGCTTCAAAAAACAGATACCAGGAATTATAAACCATCAGATAATGCCATATATCCAAATACAGCTCTGGGAAAGTCATTGAAACAGATTGCTCAGCTGATCAAGATGAATGTTGGGATGGAAATTGCCTTTGCTGAGTCAGGAGGTTGGGATACGCATTTTAACCAGGGCACTGATACCGGGATTTTTGCAAGAAATGTGAATGATCTGAGTAATAGTATTATGGCTTTCTGGACAGATATGGGAACATTACAGGATGACGTGACCATAATGACTATGACTGAGTTTGGTCGTACTGTTAAGCAGAATGGGACCGGAGGCACAGATCATGGTCGTGCGTCCTGTAATTTCATCCTGGGTAATGGGGTAATGGGTGGATTGGTGCATGGTAATGTCCAGCCAATGGCGGTTGAGAACCTGGAGGATGGTAGAGATTTGGCGGTGACCACAGATTTCAGAAGTGTGTTTAGTGAGGTGGCAGACAGGCATTTAAGCCTTCATGATGATAATGTTCTTTTTCCGGGATGGGATGGACATAAAATCGGAGTAATGAGATAA
- a CDS encoding DUF1800 domain-containing protein translates to MKTPAKIIYSFVLVFLVTVLFSSFRGQGPEYSKSIAATKPFFPYQKAGLTGRQAAAHLLSRFTYGSKEGDVDALVKMGLEKWFQQQLDGKLEDDSLNLMLSKFEDINLSNTEVENKYPRQPKVLRMAIKEGFINKDSVNKGDRKAYREQIRTYMEKKGFKQEQELLRQFINQKILRAAYTHNQLKEMLTDFWFNHFNVSLTKNQCASFVPAFERDIIRPNVTGKFSDLLLATAKSPAMLIYLDNFTSTGQPVVLAGEDEQMSKVEKLVKKRVPQKKKQGGLNENYAREVMELHTLGVDGGYTQSDVTQAARILTGWTLAPMGEDGYGASMQKIIDNVGEENLKKRGFVKDGDFLFVPNRHDNEEKTVLGKHFAAGGGYEEGLNLLNMLAQHPSTAKFIAKKIATRFVNDNPPQSLIDKMARTFTRTDGDIREVLMTMVTSVEFWSPAALREKTKSPFELAISAVRGLDADIIQPYQLFNWINRMGQKMYYYQAPTGFPDRGQYWINTGSLLNRMNFGLALAGQRIPGVKINLSALNHHHEPESAEAALVIYGKLIMPERNLSETIKRLKPMLNDPSLSIKVADAAEKTTPQQEPNMMGEQTAPVKPVAKALVNNNTMLAQVVGVIIGSPEFQRK, encoded by the coding sequence ATGAAAACACCAGCAAAGATTATTTATTCATTTGTATTGGTTTTCCTCGTTACGGTTCTGTTTTCTTCTTTCAGGGGACAGGGACCGGAGTATTCAAAATCAATAGCTGCAACTAAGCCTTTTTTCCCTTATCAAAAGGCAGGCCTGACCGGGCGTCAGGCTGCGGCGCATCTGTTAAGCAGGTTTACCTATGGCAGTAAGGAAGGGGATGTAGATGCGCTGGTTAAAATGGGACTGGAAAAGTGGTTTCAGCAGCAATTGGATGGGAAGCTGGAAGACGATTCTTTAAACCTGATGTTGAGTAAGTTTGAAGACATTAACCTCAGTAATACGGAGGTGGAGAATAAATATCCGAGACAGCCCAAAGTGTTGAGAATGGCGATAAAGGAGGGATTCATCAATAAAGATTCTGTGAATAAAGGAGACCGGAAAGCCTATCGGGAGCAGATTCGTACCTATATGGAAAAGAAGGGATTTAAACAAGAACAGGAATTATTAAGACAGTTCATTAATCAGAAAATATTACGGGCAGCTTATACGCATAATCAGTTGAAGGAAATGCTCACTGATTTTTGGTTCAATCATTTCAATGTTTCTCTAACCAAAAACCAATGTGCGTCTTTCGTACCTGCCTTTGAACGGGATATCATCAGACCCAATGTAACAGGGAAATTTTCGGATCTGCTACTGGCAACAGCCAAATCTCCGGCAATGCTGATTTACCTGGATAATTTTACCAGTACCGGGCAACCGGTTGTGTTAGCTGGGGAAGATGAGCAAATGAGCAAGGTGGAGAAGCTTGTAAAGAAAAGAGTACCACAGAAAAAGAAACAAGGTGGGCTAAATGAAAATTATGCCAGAGAAGTGATGGAACTACATACTTTAGGGGTGGATGGGGGATATACACAATCAGATGTTACCCAGGCGGCAAGAATACTTACGGGATGGACTTTGGCCCCGATGGGTGAAGATGGATATGGGGCGTCAATGCAAAAAATCATTGATAATGTCGGAGAAGAAAACCTGAAGAAACGTGGCTTTGTGAAAGATGGAGATTTTCTTTTCGTTCCAAACAGACATGATAATGAAGAGAAGACGGTTCTGGGTAAGCATTTTGCTGCAGGTGGTGGATATGAAGAGGGCCTGAATTTATTGAATATGCTTGCTCAGCATCCATCGACAGCTAAATTTATTGCCAAAAAAATAGCAACCAGATTTGTTAATGATAACCCTCCCCAAAGCCTGATTGATAAAATGGCAAGGACTTTTACCAGGACAGATGGCGATATCAGGGAAGTTTTAATGACTATGGTCACTTCAGTCGAATTTTGGAGCCCTGCAGCGTTAAGAGAGAAAACAAAATCTCCGTTTGAGTTGGCGATCAGTGCGGTACGTGGGCTGGATGCGGATATTATACAGCCTTATCAGCTGTTTAACTGGATCAATAGGATGGGACAGAAAATGTATTATTATCAGGCCCCAACAGGCTTCCCGGACCGGGGACAATACTGGATAAACACCGGCTCACTTTTGAATAGGATGAATTTCGGACTGGCGCTTGCCGGGCAACGAATTCCAGGTGTTAAGATTAATTTGTCTGCATTGAATCATCATCATGAGCCTGAAAGTGCAGAGGCAGCTCTGGTTATTTACGGTAAGCTCATTATGCCGGAACGAAATCTTTCAGAGACGATAAAACGGTTGAAACCAATGTTAAATGACCCTTCATTATCCATAAAAGTGGCCGATGCCGCCGAGAAGACGACGCCTCAGCAGGAACCAAATATGATGGGAGAACAGACAGCTCCGGTAAAACCTGTAGCAAAGGCTCTGGTGAATAACAACACAATGCTGGCGCAGGTAGTCGGAGTCATTATCGGTTCTCCGGAATTTCAACGTAAATAG
- a CDS encoding DUF3472 domain-containing protein: MKIKKLIFLLLAFQLLLLPASFAGSSAETEPATITIPLGGNGYVEKNGKARINNEGLINWSNTSDVIAIYFRTEKAGDATLSLRLSVPEGNSRISLTVAGKTLTKEINNLGSAVIQLGKVEIKEPGYVKAELRGLSKTGQVFAEVSDLLVSGTALDNGAVYVKNNEGNYFHWGRRGPSVHLNYTIPAAAENKVEWFYNEIMVPEGEDKLGTYYMANGFSGGYFGMQANSPTERRVLFSIWSPFSTDDPKSIPDSMKVILLKKGSKTRTGEFGNEGSGGQSFMIYPWKAGKTYAFLTHAKPNPTKKTTIYTAYFKDLEQGDWQLVASFERPQSAVYLKGIYSFLENFSPPTGDQSRRGDYKNQWAVDAEGRWHEITSATFTADATARINYRKDYTGGSDNTSFYLKNCGFFNDFTPIKTPFHRKSTGKTHPVIDFNKLP, from the coding sequence ATGAAAATTAAAAAATTAATCTTTTTACTTCTTGCTTTTCAGCTACTGCTCCTTCCGGCATCCTTTGCCGGAAGCAGTGCTGAAACCGAGCCTGCAACCATCACTATCCCTCTTGGAGGCAATGGTTATGTAGAAAAAAATGGCAAAGCAAGAATCAACAATGAAGGCCTGATCAACTGGAGTAATACCTCCGATGTCATTGCCATTTACTTTCGTACAGAAAAAGCAGGAGATGCCACGTTATCGCTTCGGTTGAGTGTTCCTGAAGGAAACAGCAGAATTAGTCTGACAGTAGCTGGCAAAACCCTGACGAAAGAAATAAATAACCTTGGCTCTGCTGTCATTCAACTTGGCAAAGTAGAAATAAAAGAACCGGGATATGTAAAAGCAGAGCTGAGAGGCTTAAGTAAAACGGGACAGGTATTCGCTGAAGTATCCGATCTTCTGGTCAGCGGTACGGCACTGGATAACGGAGCGGTATATGTGAAAAACAATGAAGGAAATTACTTTCACTGGGGAAGAAGAGGCCCATCGGTACATTTAAACTATACCATTCCGGCAGCTGCAGAAAATAAAGTAGAATGGTTTTATAACGAAATCATGGTTCCTGAAGGAGAGGATAAGCTGGGAACCTATTATATGGCTAATGGATTTAGTGGCGGATATTTTGGTATGCAAGCCAATTCACCTACAGAACGCAGAGTACTTTTTTCCATCTGGAGCCCTTTTTCAACAGACGACCCTAAGTCGATTCCAGATAGTATGAAAGTTATTTTGCTGAAAAAAGGCAGCAAAACCAGAACCGGTGAATTTGGGAATGAAGGTTCCGGAGGTCAAAGCTTTATGATCTATCCCTGGAAAGCCGGTAAGACCTATGCCTTCCTAACCCATGCCAAACCTAATCCGACAAAAAAAACCACCATTTATACAGCCTATTTTAAGGACCTTGAGCAAGGCGACTGGCAATTGGTAGCCAGTTTTGAACGCCCTCAGTCTGCCGTTTACTTAAAAGGCATTTATTCTTTCCTTGAAAATTTTTCGCCGCCAACAGGCGATCAGTCCCGCAGAGGCGACTATAAAAACCAATGGGCTGTTGATGCGGAAGGAAGATGGCACGAGATCACTTCGGCTACATTTACAGCCGATGCAACCGCCAGAATCAATTACAGAAAAGATTATACCGGAGGTTCGGACAATACCTCTTTCTACCTGAAAAACTGTGGTTTCTTCAATGATTTTACACCCATTAAAACTCCATTTCACAGAAAATCAACAGGAAAAACACATCCCGTAATTGATTTCAATAAACTGCCTTAG
- a CDS encoding formylglycine-generating enzyme family protein, producing the protein MRKEFLYLFLMLAITACNQKSDKKKTAGIAADSVAGVNPLNPTDSACCNSNLPKRYGAVTGIETLSGEEKGGLALHQGMKFIPAGSFRMGAADEEGRRDEYPAHQVKMDGFWIDETEVTNAQFAAFVKATGYLTQAEQKPDWEEIKKQLPPGTPKPAEEQLQPASLTFSPPKGRVDINDVSQWWSWTPGASWKHPQGPKSNIKGKEHLPVTQVSWIDAAAYAKWAGKRLPTEAEWEYAARGGLREKKYPWGDEDLASGKVKANTWQGEFPYSDKKTDGFSNVAPVKSFPANGYGLYDMAGNVWEWTADWYREDYYQSLKGAIVNPKGPKDSYDAAEPGIPKKIIRGGSFMCHSSYCKGYRVTSKMKSSMDTGLENTGFRCVSK; encoded by the coding sequence ATGAGAAAAGAATTTTTGTATTTGTTTTTAATGTTGGCAATCACAGCCTGCAATCAGAAGAGCGACAAGAAAAAAACGGCAGGTATTGCTGCTGATAGCGTCGCAGGTGTAAATCCTTTAAATCCTACTGATTCTGCATGTTGTAATTCCAATCTGCCAAAACGATACGGAGCGGTTACCGGAATAGAAACCCTTTCAGGAGAAGAGAAAGGGGGGCTGGCTTTACATCAGGGGATGAAATTTATTCCTGCAGGTTCTTTCAGAATGGGCGCTGCCGATGAGGAGGGAAGAAGAGATGAATACCCTGCTCACCAGGTAAAGATGGATGGATTCTGGATTGATGAAACTGAAGTTACGAATGCACAGTTTGCCGCTTTTGTAAAAGCCACGGGTTATTTGACTCAGGCAGAGCAAAAGCCGGATTGGGAAGAAATCAAAAAACAATTACCGCCCGGAACGCCTAAACCTGCTGAAGAACAATTGCAGCCTGCATCGCTCACTTTTAGTCCGCCAAAAGGAAGGGTAGACATTAATGATGTTTCTCAATGGTGGAGCTGGACGCCCGGAGCGAGCTGGAAACATCCGCAAGGTCCTAAGAGCAATATAAAAGGAAAAGAACATCTTCCAGTGACCCAGGTGTCCTGGATCGATGCTGCGGCCTACGCAAAGTGGGCGGGAAAGCGACTACCTACAGAAGCGGAATGGGAGTATGCCGCAAGAGGTGGTCTCAGAGAAAAGAAGTATCCATGGGGAGATGAAGATCTTGCTTCAGGTAAGGTTAAAGCCAATACCTGGCAGGGCGAGTTTCCTTATTCAGATAAAAAGACCGATGGCTTTTCAAATGTAGCCCCTGTTAAATCATTTCCGGCAAATGGATATGGCTTATACGATATGGCAGGAAATGTATGGGAGTGGACCGCCGATTGGTACCGGGAAGATTATTACCAAAGTCTGAAAGGAGCCATTGTAAATCCTAAAGGACCAAAAGACAGCTACGATGCAGCTGAGCCGGGAATTCCTAAGAAAATCATCAGAGGAGGTTCTTTTATGTGTCATTCCTCTTATTGCAAAGGGTATCGGGTAACTTCTAAAATGAAGTCTTCAATGGATACAGGACTGGAGAATACCGGCTTCCGGTGTGTTTCCAAATGA